atacatactcacacatatactgtatatgtactgtgaacacatgtacacaaataaatacatgtgcataaatattgctgttttttatgCCAATTTTCCGTGCCTAATAATGAAATTGGCGCATCCTTGTTCCAAATCAAATTGCTATAGCCTTTCAATCCAATGACCCGGGGACCTCTCCTCAGTCAAAGCAAGATCGATGACAAACTGAACCCCCGATCCCCCTAAAAATGTTCTCCAgttccctcttttttctctcaggtGATGGAGGTGAAGGTGGTCTGATCCGATCGTCCCACACGCTGTGACGCGATGTGGCAGATCCAACATCGCAGTACGTCCAGAGGGCGTTCAGGCCTGTCCCAGAGGGCGTTCAGGTCCAGAGGGCGTTCAGGCTTTTCCCAGAGGGCGTTCAGGCCTGTCCCAGAGGGCGTTCAGGTCCAGAGGGCGTTCAGGTCCAGAGGGCGCTCAGGCCTGTCCCAGAGGGCGTTCAGGTCCAGAGGGCGCTCAGGCCTGTCCCAGAGGGCGTTCAGGTCCAGAGGGCGTTCAGGCCTGTCCCAGAGGGCGTTCAGGTCCAGAGGGCGCTCAGGCCTGTCCCAGAGGGCGTTCAGGTCCAGAGGGCGCTCAGGCCTGTCCCAGAGGGCGTTCAGATCCAGAGGGCGTTCAGGGCTGTCCCAGAGGGCGTTCAGGTCTGTCCCAGAGGGCGTTCAGGCCTGTCCCAGAGGGCGCTCAGGCCTGTCCCAGAGGGTGTTCAGGTCCAGAGGGCGTTCAGGCCTGTCCCAGAGGGCGTTCAGGTCCAGAGGGCGTTCAGGCCTGTCCCAGAGGGCGCTCAGGCCTGTCCCAGAGGGGGTTCAGGTCCAGAGGGCGTTCAGGCCTGTCCCAGAGGGCGTTCAGGCTTGTCTTTCTGCGCAAAATTGCAGTGCGCCACCGTTCATTAACCTCTCTATCAGAGGGAAGGTTGGATTCGTCAGAGCAGTTCTGGGCGGGGGACGGCAACGTGTGGGATGGTCCGTGCTATCTCCGTCTGTCTGATGGCAAGTCTAGACTGCGCCGCAGGTGTAATTGCATTTGGGCCGAGAACTCCCTTTGCTGGAGCCAATCCAGCTCCTTCCTCCACCAAACAGTGCCCTGGAAGACCTCTCTGTGGGCAGCTGGCGCCACCTGTGGGCCGGTCGCAGTTCAGCGCCATTTTAGCGCAGAGCTGGATTTCCTCCGACATGTTCCCAAAAGCAAGGATGAGAGACATGATAACCTTGAGCAAACAACTTGTAGGATTTTTACCCGGAAAATATACAATAATCGCGCT
This genomic window from Anguilla rostrata isolate EN2019 chromosome 17, ASM1855537v3, whole genome shotgun sequence contains:
- the LOC135244110 gene encoding multiple epidermal growth factor-like domains protein 6, which encodes MPQVRRWSDPIVPHAVTRCGRSNIAVRPEGVQACPRGRSGPEGAQACPRGRSGPEGAQACPRGRSGPEGVQACPRGRSGPEGAQACPRGRSGPEGAQACPRGRSDPEGVQGCPRGRSGLSQRAFRPVPEGAQACPRGCSGPEGVQACPRGRSGPEGVQACPRGRSGLSQRGFRSRGRSGLSQRAFRLVFLRKIAVRHRSLTSLSEGRLDSSEQFWAGDGNVWDGPCYLRLSDGKSRLRRRCNCIWAENSLCWSQSSSFLHQTVPWKTSLWAAGATCGPVAVQRHFSAELDFLRHVPKSKDERHDNLEQTTCRIFTRKIYNNRANAHL